The following proteins come from a genomic window of Streptomyces sp. GS7:
- a CDS encoding LacI family DNA-binding transcriptional regulator has translation MGFAEKRGNYWRGRYKIAPSKHLTVVDESGKAIRFATKGEAQRAASEAENKYRRGDWRDPALGQETFGEYASRWYEAQDLAASTMQNYRRHIEEHLLPEFEDKALAGVLRTDVDLWEKKEKAVYAASSVKTWRSTLHLIFEDAIDEGLIASNPAARRRGRGKRAGRSRGRGPEKVITDALGILLTAERAALLSGRDDEFVAVVLKGYTGKRWGEIVGLETEFVRPGAFRVEWQLYELDTGELLRCPPKDDSYRTIDSTVWLSALVANHIARTKPTPCPCHGRTYVFRGQGAARTGGHQGAKLVDVARLAGVSTGTVSNVLNRPDRVAEATRARVEQAIADLGFVRCGAVSGHAAHWRRNGFATWLFTPAASGWYPKKAPQEARPVPLLGEPWPGVPARGRNASERADTCWLPIAKGLTPHGLRHTHRTMMEDLGTEKVLMDERMGHLDGSVSARYAHVTPGMRRRLMAGLTEQWEAALDARLSMCPISPVRVLNELLRARAGVQ, from the coding sequence TTGGGTTTCGCGGAGAAGCGCGGAAACTACTGGCGCGGCCGGTACAAGATCGCGCCCAGCAAGCACCTCACGGTCGTCGACGAGAGCGGCAAGGCGATCAGGTTCGCGACCAAGGGCGAGGCCCAGCGCGCCGCGAGCGAGGCCGAGAACAAGTACCGACGGGGCGACTGGCGCGACCCGGCACTGGGCCAGGAGACCTTCGGCGAGTACGCGAGCCGCTGGTACGAGGCCCAGGATCTGGCTGCCTCGACGATGCAGAACTACAGGCGCCACATCGAGGAGCATCTGCTCCCCGAGTTCGAGGACAAGGCGCTCGCGGGCGTCCTGCGCACGGACGTCGACTTGTGGGAGAAGAAGGAGAAGGCCGTGTACGCGGCCTCCAGCGTCAAGACCTGGCGCTCGACGCTCCACCTGATCTTCGAGGACGCGATCGACGAGGGCCTGATCGCGTCCAATCCGGCGGCCAGGCGGCGTGGGCGCGGCAAGCGCGCCGGCCGCTCCCGTGGCCGTGGCCCGGAGAAGGTCATCACCGACGCGCTCGGCATTCTGCTGACCGCCGAGCGGGCTGCCCTGCTCTCCGGCCGCGACGACGAGTTCGTCGCCGTGGTCCTCAAGGGGTACACCGGCAAGCGCTGGGGCGAAATCGTCGGCCTGGAAACCGAGTTCGTCCGCCCCGGAGCGTTCCGCGTCGAGTGGCAGCTGTACGAACTCGACACCGGCGAGCTGCTGCGCTGCCCGCCCAAGGACGACAGCTACCGCACCATCGACTCGACGGTCTGGCTGTCCGCCCTGGTCGCCAACCACATCGCCCGTACGAAGCCGACGCCGTGCCCGTGCCATGGCAGGACGTACGTCTTCCGAGGACAGGGTGCGGCACGTACCGGTGGTCACCAGGGGGCAAAGCTTGTCGACGTCGCGCGCCTGGCCGGGGTCTCCACGGGGACGGTGTCCAACGTCCTCAACCGCCCCGACCGGGTCGCTGAAGCTACGCGAGCGCGTGTGGAGCAGGCCATCGCCGACCTTGGGTTCGTGCGGTGCGGTGCGGTGTCTGGGCACGCGGCTCACTGGCGTCGAAACGGCTTTGCCACCTGGCTGTTCACCCCGGCGGCCTCCGGCTGGTATCCGAAGAAGGCCCCGCAGGAGGCAAGGCCCGTGCCGCTGCTCGGTGAGCCGTGGCCCGGCGTTCCGGCACGAGGACGCAATGCCAGCGAACGGGCCGACACTTGCTGGCTCCCGATTGCCAAGGGCCTCACGCCCCACGGCCTCCGTCACACACACCGGACGATGATGGAGGACCTCGGCACCGAGAAGGTCCTCATGGACGAGCGCATGGGCCACCTCGACGGATCGGTCTCGGCGCGCTACGCCCACGTCACGCCCGGCATGCGTCGGCGCCTCATGGCCGGTCTGACCGAGCAGTGGGAGGCGGCACTCGACGCTCGGCTCTCGATGTGTCCCATATCGCCGGTGCGTGTGCTCAACGAGCTCCTGCGCGCACGCGCGGGTGTCCAGTAG